The sequence below is a genomic window from Flavobacterium lipolyticum.
CAATCGTGCTTTCTTGGCAATCTTATCTTCACCTTCATCTACATCGTCTACAATATGCCCCACATCGGTAATGTTACGCACATATCGCACTTTGTAATCTAGGTGTAAAAAATACCTGAATATCACATCAAAAGACATGAAAGTTCTAACATTTCCTAAGTGTACATTGCTATAAACCGTAGGTCCGCAAACATACATTCCAACGTTTCCTTCATGTATAGGGTTGAAACTTTCTTTTTCACCCGAAAGTGAATTGTATATTTTTAGAGGTTGAGCTGTGTATAAAGGCATTTTTTTGTCGTTTAATCGTTTATTTGTTTAACCGTTTATTTGTTTACTGTTGAATCGCGTAACGTTCTGTAATTACTTAAGTTTTATTCTTTTGAAAGATAGTATTTTTTTAAACTGTTTATCTGATTGCAGATTTTTTCTATTTTTTCTCGGGTTTCAAGATATTCTGTCCCGGAAAGATAGTTTAAATCTCTGGAAATTATCAAATGATTTAAAGTTTCCATCGCTGACGAATAAGAAATCGTTAGAAAATGAGCTTTATCTTTATTCGTATTTCGTGACGTTCCTTCTGCAATATTTGTTGCAAT
It includes:
- a CDS encoding four helix bundle protein: MYTFSFEKLEVWQNARMFILDIYKLTDTFPPNELFGITSQIKRSSSSIATNIAEGTSRNTNKDKAHFLTISYSSAMETLNHLIISRDLNYLSGTEYLETREKIEKICNQINSLKKYYLSKE